One Maribacter cobaltidurans genomic window carries:
- a CDS encoding efflux RND transporter permease subunit, which yields MLNKSIKFLIENKLVAVLMLALFVGWGIVNAPFSWETGLLPSDPVAVDAIPDIGENQQIVFTKWQGRSPQDIEDQITYPLTTSLLGIPGVKTIRSSSMFGFSSIYIIFEEDIEFYWSRSRILEKLNSLPSGLLPDGVNPALGPDATGLGQIFWYTLEGRDKDGNVTGGWDLQELRSIQDYYVKYALSSASGVSEVASIGGYVQEYQVDVYPEKMRQYNIGLADIVKAVKESNQDIGAQTLEMNKAEYLVRGLGYVKSISDIENAVVDSENFTSIRIKDVGNVHLGPATRRGILDKEGAEVVGGVVVARYGANPLEVINNVKEQINELSAGLPSKELADGKTSQVTIVPFYDRTELIQETLGTLNEALTLEILITILVIIIMVFNLRASILISGLLPVAVLMVFITMKLFNVDANIVALSGIAIAIGTMVDVGVILAENMIRHLEDEGLRVNENGKAYTTNEIVYNATAEVSGAIVTAVMTTIISFLPVFTMVGAEGKLFRPLAFTKTMALAAALVIALFLIPPFAATFFRERKMRERLKYAINGILILLGFTSVVFGYWIGLVLVAFGAVAFLSMRVTLSRKQKNLINTAIATIAVVFLLAEYWRPLGFDRSLTMNLIFVAVSCFGVLGIFSLLRKYYDRILKWALQNRLLFLVIPTTLLVLGFFIMRNTGKEFMPALNEGSFLLMPTSLPHAGVEENKRVLQQLDMAVATIPEIETVVGKAGRTESALDPAPLSMYENVIQYKSEYMRNASGERQRYRVNDDGLFVLKNEKLHINPNNEVENDANYEASQLQTTVTRNELIPDDDGEYYRNWRPEIQSPDDIWNEIVRVTKLPGVTSAPKLQPIETRLVMLQTGMRAPMGIKVKGQDLREIEAFGLKLEEILKQAEGVKEQAVFADRIVGKPYLLVDIKREQLARYGVSIMDVQEILQVAVGGMPLTQTVEGRERYAVRVRYPRELRDNPTDLKNIYVPVEKGSPVPLGELVDIRYEQGPQVIKSEDTFLVGYVLFDKRDGFAEVDVVENAQAMIQDKIDNGELTVPKGISYKFTGTYENQLRAEKTLSVVVPLCLIIIFLILYFQFKSVSTSLMVFTGIAIAFAGGFVMIWLYGQDWFLNFSLFGENLRELFNIKTINLSVAVWVGFIALFGIATDDGVVMATYLDQSFVREKPNDKTGIRQATREAAGKRIRPCLMTTVTTVLALLPVLTSTGKGSDIMIPMAIPIVGGMLIDVTSYFLLPVLYSWREEYKLKRTSK from the coding sequence ATGCTGAATAAAAGCATAAAATTTCTTATCGAAAACAAGCTAGTTGCAGTTTTGATGCTCGCCCTATTTGTGGGCTGGGGCATCGTCAACGCACCATTTAGTTGGGAAACAGGATTATTGCCCAGCGACCCTGTAGCCGTGGATGCCATACCCGATATCGGCGAAAACCAACAGATTGTTTTTACCAAATGGCAAGGGCGTTCCCCACAGGACATCGAGGATCAGATTACCTATCCGCTTACCACATCCCTGTTAGGGATTCCGGGTGTTAAGACCATCCGCAGTTCCTCGATGTTCGGGTTTTCGAGCATCTATATCATTTTTGAAGAGGATATCGAATTCTACTGGTCGCGTAGCCGCATCCTTGAAAAGCTAAATTCTCTTCCAAGTGGTCTATTGCCCGATGGTGTGAATCCCGCCTTGGGTCCGGATGCTACGGGATTGGGTCAGATTTTCTGGTACACCCTCGAAGGTCGTGATAAAGATGGAAATGTAACGGGCGGATGGGATTTGCAGGAACTTCGCAGCATACAGGACTATTACGTAAAATATGCACTCTCTTCTGCAAGCGGCGTATCGGAAGTGGCATCCATAGGCGGTTATGTTCAGGAATATCAGGTAGATGTTTACCCCGAAAAGATGCGGCAGTATAATATCGGTCTGGCCGATATCGTAAAGGCGGTCAAGGAAAGCAATCAGGATATTGGTGCACAGACCTTGGAAATGAACAAGGCCGAATACCTGGTACGCGGTCTGGGTTATGTAAAATCCATTTCAGATATCGAAAATGCCGTAGTCGATTCCGAAAATTTCACCTCCATCAGAATTAAGGATGTGGGCAATGTCCATTTAGGTCCGGCTACCAGACGTGGGATATTAGACAAAGAAGGTGCCGAAGTTGTAGGCGGTGTGGTTGTCGCTCGCTACGGTGCCAACCCTTTGGAAGTCATCAATAATGTAAAGGAACAGATCAACGAATTAAGTGCGGGACTTCCCTCAAAGGAACTGGCAGACGGTAAAACCTCACAAGTAACCATAGTCCCCTTTTACGACCGTACCGAACTCATTCAGGAAACTTTGGGTACGCTCAACGAGGCCCTGACCTTGGAAATCCTGATTACTATTTTGGTCATTATCATTATGGTTTTCAATCTTCGAGCCTCTATCCTGATTTCTGGACTGCTACCTGTGGCGGTATTAATGGTATTTATCACGATGAAACTTTTTAATGTAGACGCGAACATCGTCGCCCTCTCTGGAATCGCCATTGCCATCGGTACCATGGTCGATGTGGGTGTCATCCTTGCCGAGAATATGATCCGCCATCTGGAAGATGAAGGCTTACGAGTAAATGAAAACGGCAAAGCCTATACCACTAACGAAATCGTCTATAATGCCACCGCCGAAGTTTCGGGCGCTATCGTTACAGCGGTAATGACTACGATAATCAGTTTCCTTCCGGTGTTTACAATGGTAGGTGCCGAGGGAAAATTGTTCCGACCCCTTGCTTTTACCAAAACAATGGCACTCGCTGCGGCATTGGTTATTGCACTGTTTCTTATACCACCTTTTGCGGCAACTTTTTTTAGGGAAAGGAAAATGCGGGAGCGGCTCAAATATGCCATCAATGGAATTTTGATTCTATTGGGATTCACTTCCGTAGTCTTCGGATATTGGATAGGATTGGTACTTGTCGCTTTTGGTGCAGTAGCCTTTCTATCAATGCGTGTTACGCTTTCGCGGAAGCAAAAAAATCTTATAAATACGGCTATCGCTACCATTGCCGTAGTGTTTCTATTGGCGGAATACTGGCGACCCCTCGGGTTTGACCGTAGCCTGACAATGAACCTAATTTTTGTGGCTGTAAGCTGTTTTGGGGTTCTGGGCATCTTTTCGTTGCTCAGGAAATACTACGACCGTATCTTGAAATGGGCATTGCAAAACAGGTTGTTGTTTCTTGTGATTCCTACTACGCTGCTTGTTCTCGGTTTCTTCATTATGCGCAACACGGGCAAGGAATTTATGCCAGCTCTCAACGAGGGTTCGTTCCTGCTGATGCCTACGTCGCTTCCACACGCTGGGGTTGAAGAAAACAAACGGGTCTTGCAGCAATTGGATATGGCCGTGGCCACCATCCCTGAAATCGAGACTGTGGTCGGAAAGGCAGGAAGAACAGAATCTGCACTCGATCCTGCACCGCTCTCGATGTACGAAAACGTGATTCAGTACAAGTCCGAGTATATGCGCAACGCTTCAGGGGAACGGCAACGCTATCGGGTAAATGATGACGGACTGTTTGTGTTGAAAAACGAAAAGTTACATATCAATCCGAACAATGAAGTAGAAAACGATGCCAATTATGAAGCATCTCAATTGCAAACTACCGTCACAAGAAACGAATTGATTCCCGATGACGATGGCGAGTACTACCGCAACTGGCGACCTGAAATCCAAAGCCCGGATGATATCTGGAACGAAATTGTTAGGGTAACAAAATTACCCGGCGTCACATCCGCACCCAAACTACAGCCCATTGAAACCCGTTTGGTGATGCTACAGACGGGAATGCGTGCGCCGATGGGCATCAAGGTCAAGGGGCAGGACTTACGTGAGATCGAGGCGTTCGGACTTAAGCTCGAAGAAATTTTGAAACAGGCCGAAGGGGTCAAGGAACAGGCCGTATTTGCAGACCGTATCGTGGGCAAGCCCTATCTATTGGTCGATATTAAAAGGGAACAACTGGCACGTTACGGTGTTTCGATTATGGACGTGCAGGAAATCCTGCAAGTGGCCGTTGGCGGAATGCCCCTGACCCAGACGGTGGAAGGCCGAGAGCGGTATGCGGTTCGGGTACGCTATCCCCGTGAGCTACGTGATAACCCGACCGACTTAAAGAACATCTACGTTCCCGTAGAAAAAGGCAGTCCTGTTCCATTAGGCGAATTGGTTGATATTCGATATGAGCAAGGCCCACAGGTTATCAAAAGCGAGGATACGTTTTTGGTAGGTTATGTCCTGTTCGATAAACGCGACGGCTTTGCCGAAGTGGATGTGGTGGAAAACGCCCAGGCAATGATTCAGGACAAAATAGACAACGGTGAACTGACCGTTCCCAAGGGCATCAGTTACAAGTTTACCGGAACTTACGAAAACCAGTTACGTGCCGAGAAAACCTTGTCCGTCGTGGTACCCCTGTGCCTGATAATCATATTCCTCATTCTGTACTTTCAGTTTAAGTCCGTATCCACCTCATTGATGGTGTTTACCGGTATCGCCATAGCCTTCGCAGGTGGCTTTGTGATGATTTGGCTATACGGACAGGATTGGTTTCTGAATTTCAGTTTGTTCGGTGAAAACCTTCGCGAGCTGTTCAACATCAAGACCATTAACCTGAGCGTCGCGGTCTGGGTAGGGTTCATCGCGCTTTTTGGCATCGCTACGGATGACGGTGTGGTGATGGCGACCTATCTCGACCAGAGTTTTGTTAGGGAAAAACCCAACGACAAAACGGGTATCCGTCAGGCTACCCGCGAAGCGGCAGGAAAGCGTATCCGTCCCTGTTTGATGACAACCGTAACCACAGTTTTGGCATTATTGCCAGTGCTGACATCCACAGGAAAGGGAAGTGATATTATGATTCCGATGGCCATCCCCATTGTGGGCGGGATGCTCATTGATGTAACCTCGTATTTCCTGTTGCCAGTCCTTTATAGCTGGCGGGAAGAATATAAACTTAAACGCACGAGCAAATGA
- a CDS encoding HYC_CC_PP family protein, whose protein sequence is MKKVFHKILSVLMAFVVLFTTMSFTVDMHYCGDSLVDFSLFTKAEGCGMEKAQPAKSCENPSMTEKSCCTDQQIVKEGQDDLKTSFNKLTFEQQTFVATFFYTYINLFEGLDENIVPFKDYSPPFIERDVQTLYETYLI, encoded by the coding sequence ATGAAAAAGGTTTTCCATAAAATATTATCCGTTTTGATGGCATTTGTGGTGTTGTTCACTACAATGTCGTTTACGGTGGATATGCACTATTGTGGGGACTCTCTGGTCGATTTTAGTCTTTTTACAAAAGCCGAAGGTTGTGGGATGGAAAAAGCACAGCCGGCCAAAAGCTGTGAAAATCCTTCGATGACCGAAAAATCTTGTTGTACCGACCAACAGATTGTCAAGGAAGGACAAGACGATCTAAAAACTTCATTCAACAAACTGACATTCGAGCAACAGACTTTCGTTGCCACATTTTTCTACACCTATATCAATCTCTTTGAAGGACTTGATGAAAACATCGTTCCCTTCAAGGATTACTCACCCCCCTTTATTGAACGGGACGTGCAGACCCTGTACGAGACATATTTAATTTGA
- a CDS encoding DUF4238 domain-containing protein translates to MPKNEPIKQHYIPRSYLKNFGVEGKNGNYFVDAYKLEDEFLLEYISTKSICFKKNLYTIPNAEVDKKYALELHYAEHVDSEFPKIYALLVDEKTIVLTPEQKRQVLYVCLSLYFRTPKVLNHQNAFTDQILDRMLLYADANGDVKFSFEEEKYEFNKKDIDKVRHEFKERNRLKFIVNHLERWKEFVDFKYDCTINVHQINDANAPLITCDNPLSIRGMNSTRFEGLFNPDSVITLPLDTKYYLEIFPNNIADGQTRINRMVHDRDYVFTTNAIIQSNAEKLIIGKPGTIERHFEIQSSYEEDDNAERFVEKAKFKLEEMQKFHKLCETSGFPSEKATAQLKTMLAHEHFKNENQLLQLKRLLIVLGKWK, encoded by the coding sequence ATGCCTAAAAATGAACCAATAAAACAGCATTATATCCCTCGCTCCTACCTTAAAAATTTTGGTGTTGAGGGTAAAAACGGAAACTATTTCGTGGATGCCTACAAACTAGAAGACGAATTTCTTTTAGAATACATCAGCACGAAAAGCATCTGCTTCAAAAAAAACCTCTATACTATTCCCAATGCAGAGGTCGATAAGAAATATGCTTTGGAACTTCATTACGCTGAACACGTAGATTCAGAATTTCCAAAGATATATGCTCTGCTGGTAGATGAAAAGACAATAGTTCTGACACCTGAACAAAAAAGACAGGTATTATACGTTTGCCTATCGCTCTACTTCCGCACCCCGAAAGTTCTTAATCATCAGAATGCGTTCACTGACCAGATTTTAGATAGGATGTTGCTCTATGCTGATGCTAATGGCGATGTAAAGTTCTCATTTGAAGAGGAAAAATACGAATTCAATAAAAAAGACATTGATAAAGTTAGACACGAATTCAAAGAGCGCAATAGACTAAAATTCATAGTCAATCATCTGGAAAGATGGAAAGAATTTGTGGACTTCAAATATGATTGCACCATAAATGTACATCAAATAAATGATGCCAATGCGCCATTGATTACTTGCGATAATCCCCTTTCGATACGTGGCATGAATTCAACACGATTCGAAGGTCTGTTCAATCCCGATTCGGTAATAACCTTGCCTTTGGACACAAAATATTATCTGGAAATCTTTCCCAATAATATAGCCGATGGTCAGACAAGAATTAATAGAATGGTTCATGATAGGGATTACGTTTTTACTACGAACGCAATTATCCAGAGTAATGCGGAAAAATTAATAATTGGCAAGCCGGGAACGATTGAAAGACATTTCGAGATTCAATCAAGCTATGAAGAGGATGACAATGCCGAACGATTTGTTGAAAAAGCAAAGTTTAAGCTTGAAGAAATGCAAAAGTTTCACAAACTTTGCGAGACTTCAGGATTTCCTTCAGAAAAAGCGACTGCTCAACTAAAAACAATGTTGGCTCACGAACATTTTAAAAATGAAAATCAACTGCTACAATTAAAACGATTGCTCATTGTTTTGGGTAAATGGAAATAG
- a CDS encoding heavy metal translocating P-type ATPase, which translates to MKKKQNLRDIDTRKHSGEHSHDDGHNHSSPEKASKFRTYLPAIFSFVMLIVGIAIDFFDAFPSFTGWIRILWYVVAYIPVGFPVIIEGWKSIKNGDFFTEFFLMSIATLGAFAIGEYPEGVAVMLFYAVGELFQNAAVNRAKGNIKALLDVRPNEALVHRDGDFVSVNPETVFIGEKIQVRVGEKVPLDGILLSEKGSFNTAALTGESKPDTIAKNEKVFAGSINLDGVIEVETTKEFKDSSIARILDMVQNATARKSKTELFIRKFARIYTPIVVFLAIGLTFLPYFFVDDYVFRDWLYRALIFLVISCPCALVISIPLGYFGGLGAASRNGILFKGASFLDAMTKVNTVVMDKTGTVTKGVFKIKEVVNSSAFTEAEFMQYLMAMEEQSTHPIAKAILEYKADGADFEATEVSEVAGKGLKGTVNGKTVLVGNKALMTANGIDVPSETDSIVESIVMVANDGKFAGYVTIADELKEDAHQAIKQIRESGISKIIMLSGDKDSITQKTAKELKIDWAKGGLLPEDKLNEVETLKKQPNTKVAFIGDGINDAPVLAASDVGIAMGGLGSDVAIETADVIIQTDQPSKIARAIKIGRSTRKIVWQNIGLAFGVKVIVLILGAGGLATMWEAVFADVGVALLAIFNAVRLQKKKWE; encoded by the coding sequence ATGAAGAAAAAACAAAATCTTAGGGATATCGATACCCGGAAACATTCTGGCGAACACAGCCACGATGATGGCCATAACCACAGTAGTCCGGAAAAGGCATCAAAATTTAGAACCTACCTACCTGCTATTTTTAGCTTTGTAATGCTGATTGTGGGTATTGCCATCGATTTTTTCGATGCCTTCCCATCTTTCACGGGTTGGATTCGTATTCTTTGGTATGTTGTAGCCTATATTCCTGTTGGGTTTCCCGTTATTATTGAAGGCTGGAAAAGTATAAAAAACGGCGACTTCTTCACGGAATTTTTCTTGATGTCTATTGCCACTTTGGGGGCTTTTGCCATAGGTGAATATCCCGAAGGTGTGGCCGTGATGTTGTTCTATGCCGTAGGCGAACTGTTCCAGAATGCCGCCGTCAACCGTGCCAAGGGAAACATCAAGGCTTTGCTCGACGTACGCCCCAATGAAGCACTGGTACATCGTGATGGTGACTTTGTTTCAGTTAATCCGGAAACTGTTTTCATTGGCGAGAAAATTCAGGTACGTGTCGGCGAGAAAGTACCGCTTGATGGCATCCTACTTTCGGAAAAAGGCTCGTTTAATACTGCGGCGTTGACCGGAGAAAGCAAACCCGATACCATTGCAAAGAATGAAAAGGTCTTTGCAGGTAGCATCAACCTCGATGGTGTTATCGAAGTGGAAACGACCAAGGAATTCAAGGACAGTTCCATTGCGCGTATTCTCGATATGGTACAAAATGCAACGGCACGAAAATCAAAGACAGAATTGTTTATCCGAAAGTTTGCACGGATTTATACACCTATCGTTGTTTTCCTAGCTATCGGTCTAACATTCTTGCCCTACTTTTTTGTTGATGATTATGTGTTTAGGGATTGGCTGTATAGAGCATTGATATTTCTCGTGATTTCGTGTCCCTGTGCATTGGTCATTTCGATTCCATTGGGTTATTTCGGTGGTTTGGGTGCGGCATCTCGAAACGGGATTCTGTTCAAAGGAGCATCTTTTCTCGATGCAATGACCAAGGTAAATACCGTTGTAATGGACAAAACAGGAACGGTAACCAAGGGGGTATTTAAGATTAAGGAAGTGGTAAACAGCTCGGCTTTTACCGAAGCTGAATTTATGCAGTACCTAATGGCCATGGAAGAACAATCTACCCATCCGATTGCCAAAGCAATTTTGGAATACAAGGCAGACGGTGCGGATTTTGAAGCGACCGAAGTTTCAGAAGTAGCCGGAAAAGGTTTAAAAGGTACGGTCAACGGAAAGACCGTGTTGGTCGGCAACAAGGCTCTGATGACCGCAAACGGAATAGACGTTCCCTCTGAAACCGATAGTATTGTTGAGTCTATCGTCATGGTCGCCAATGACGGAAAATTTGCAGGCTACGTGACCATTGCCGATGAACTGAAGGAAGATGCGCATCAGGCCATAAAGCAAATTAGGGAATCGGGTATTTCCAAGATTATTATGCTCTCCGGCGATAAGGATTCCATAACTCAAAAGACCGCAAAAGAATTGAAAATCGATTGGGCAAAAGGGGGTTTGCTACCAGAAGATAAGCTTAACGAAGTGGAAACGTTGAAAAAGCAACCCAATACCAAAGTTGCATTTATTGGCGACGGCATCAATGATGCACCGGTGCTTGCGGCAAGTGATGTAGGTATCGCAATGGGAGGCTTGGGCAGCGACGTGGCAATAGAAACAGCAGATGTTATCATCCAGACCGACCAACCAAGCAAAATAGCAAGAGCGATTAAAATTGGACGCTCAACGCGTAAGATTGTTTGGCAGAATATTGGTTTGGCATTTGGAGTGAAAGTTATCGTTCTTATTCTCGGCGCAGGTGGTTTAGCAACAATGTGGGAAGCTGTTTTTGCAGATGTTGGGGTTGCATTGCTGGCTATTTTTAATGCGGTGCGGTTGCAGAAAAAGAAGTGGGAATGA
- a CDS encoding cation transporter, whose amino-acid sequence MDIEGVEEVHDLHIWAMSTTETALSTHLVVPDGHEDQFIYDIREQLHDKFEITHTTLQIEKEFGDKEYKPYQGLE is encoded by the coding sequence ATGGATATCGAAGGGGTCGAAGAAGTACACGATTTACATATCTGGGCAATGAGTACCACGGAAACGGCACTTTCTACCCATCTGGTCGTTCCCGATGGACACGAGGACCAATTTATATACGACATCCGGGAACAATTGCACGATAAATTTGAAATAACGCATACCACCCTGCAAATCGAAAAAGAATTTGGGGACAAAGAATATAAACCCTATCAAGGTCTGGAATAA
- a CDS encoding universal stress protein: MKDDGILIPVDFTQVSKNAVSYAIGLAQKLKSKLVFVHAYSVAYPSGTPIGMATMAHNVTDTTASQEKINKEKLDKFLRGFPELDKLEFQAMVGFGATVDVISSLAKEMNTSLVVMGTKGTASGFDEIFIGTVTEKVTQKAPCPVLAVPEDASYTAYRRIGVAVDTDSTDYKIDFEILSRLLENYSAQLHFVHIADKQERVLEKAFIRERFGKLLVPKQWFFTVIQEDKPEEGIDEFLTETPIDLLVLLYREHGFFEALFKKGLRKKMLYASKAPLLIVK; this comes from the coding sequence ATGAAAGATGACGGAATTTTAATACCTGTAGATTTTACACAGGTTTCAAAAAATGCGGTGAGCTACGCAATTGGGCTAGCACAAAAATTGAAATCAAAACTGGTTTTTGTCCACGCCTATTCAGTGGCATATCCATCCGGTACGCCCATCGGGATGGCAACTATGGCACACAATGTAACAGATACCACAGCATCACAAGAAAAAATCAATAAAGAAAAATTGGATAAGTTTCTAAGAGGCTTTCCTGAACTGGACAAGTTGGAATTTCAAGCAATGGTCGGTTTCGGGGCAACGGTCGATGTGATTTCTAGCCTGGCTAAGGAAATGAATACCAGTCTTGTCGTTATGGGTACCAAGGGTACGGCTTCGGGATTTGATGAAATTTTTATTGGAACCGTTACCGAAAAGGTGACACAAAAGGCACCTTGTCCTGTACTGGCCGTACCTGAAGATGCCAGCTATACTGCGTATAGGCGTATCGGGGTCGCAGTGGATACGGATAGTACGGATTATAAAATAGATTTTGAAATATTGTCCAGATTATTGGAAAACTATAGTGCACAGTTGCACTTTGTACATATAGCGGACAAACAGGAAAGGGTGCTGGAGAAAGCATTTATTCGTGAAAGATTTGGCAAACTTCTTGTACCTAAGCAATGGTTCTTTACAGTTATCCAGGAAGACAAACCCGAAGAGGGTATCGATGAATTTTTGACTGAAACCCCAATAGACCTATTGGTTTTGCTTTACAGGGAACACGGATTTTTTGAGGCACTTTTCAAAAAGGGGCTAAGAAAAAAAATGCTGTATGCCTCCAAGGCCCCATTGCTGATAGTTAAGTAG
- a CDS encoding sodium:calcium antiporter: MNIWPWVLVLGLAAWAAHWGADRLLTPLKLLRKQWGLTASAGAAFLALVTASPEVAINITSAARDVSDIGLGNLLGSNIISIPLMVTIAYFASRKQFKNNKEHQEHLDKNILALNKRSVSVLSLPYLGIIALVAILTLPKPWRGLQHVDGWIMLAAYAAFLTHAIIKGKEKGKKVEWNKKQVWLSIAGAFAIAVGAFFIVKATENIVSALNISEIVGGLFITGIMTTAPEIFKTWSVVKGGEVTAGTTSVIADNAVTMTVAFFPLALVTTPIEDFELFWVNMAFVGLMPLLYTLFVHQSKELHGFSRWQIFVFDAAYIVYLLVMVFYVLKLF, translated from the coding sequence ATGAACATATGGCCATGGGTACTCGTTTTGGGCCTAGCGGCCTGGGCAGCACACTGGGGTGCGGATCGATTGTTGACTCCTTTAAAGTTGCTCCGCAAGCAATGGGGGCTTACCGCATCCGCTGGAGCCGCTTTTCTTGCCCTTGTAACGGCCAGTCCTGAAGTTGCCATCAATATAACCAGTGCGGCACGGGACGTTTCCGATATTGGCCTGGGCAACTTATTGGGTTCCAATATTATTTCCATTCCCTTGATGGTGACCATAGCTTATTTTGCTTCCAGGAAACAATTCAAGAACAACAAGGAACATCAAGAACATCTTGATAAAAACATTCTGGCGTTGAACAAACGTTCGGTTTCCGTACTGTCCCTTCCTTATCTGGGCATTATCGCCCTTGTGGCCATTTTAACTCTGCCAAAGCCCTGGCGTGGCCTGCAACATGTGGACGGGTGGATTATGCTGGCGGCCTATGCTGCGTTCTTGACCCACGCAATCATAAAAGGCAAGGAAAAGGGCAAAAAAGTAGAATGGAACAAAAAACAGGTCTGGTTATCGATTGCCGGGGCCTTTGCGATAGCAGTTGGCGCTTTTTTCATAGTGAAGGCGACCGAAAATATTGTTTCTGCCCTAAATATTTCTGAAATCGTGGGAGGCCTTTTCATCACGGGCATAATGACCACGGCACCGGAAATATTCAAGACCTGGAGCGTGGTAAAAGGGGGCGAGGTGACAGCGGGCACCACCAGTGTTATTGCAGACAATGCCGTAACGATGACGGTGGCATTTTTTCCGCTGGCTTTGGTAACCACCCCCATTGAGGACTTTGAACTGTTCTGGGTCAACATGGCCTTTGTCGGGCTTATGCCGCTGCTTTACACACTATTTGTGCACCAAAGCAAGGAACTGCACGGTTTCTCTCGTTGGCAGATTTTTGTATTTGATGCGGCATATATAGTTTATTTATTGGTCATGGTTTTTTACGTGTTGAAACTTTTTTGA
- a CDS encoding cation diffusion facilitator family transporter: protein MERNPNAISRIGLKTTLVGILISALLALIKGLGGVFGHSYALIADAIESGADVLTSALLWAGLRWSSRPPDENHPYGHGKIEALVAVGIAIALTIAGGIIIRDSIDHILVPHKTPAPFTLFILVFVVLTKEALYRYVMKTGDEINSSAVKADAFHHRSDAITSIAAFIGISIALIGGEGFEIADDFAALIAAGIILFNAYKIARSSVRELLDEAVEPEFRNEVIRLAEAVPEVVRVERCHSRKMGTAFHIDMHIWIDGELTVTEGHDIAHKVKERLFRSYSEILDVHIHIEPSKERNVKMTEL from the coding sequence TTGGAAAGGAATCCAAATGCCATATCCCGAATAGGACTCAAAACTACCCTCGTAGGTATTTTGATCAGTGCATTATTGGCATTGATTAAAGGTTTGGGCGGGGTGTTCGGGCATTCTTATGCCCTTATTGCCGATGCGATCGAATCCGGAGCGGATGTGTTGACATCCGCACTATTATGGGCCGGGTTGAGATGGTCGTCAAGGCCACCGGATGAAAACCATCCCTACGGACACGGTAAGATAGAGGCCCTGGTGGCGGTGGGTATTGCCATAGCCCTAACCATTGCAGGTGGTATAATTATAAGGGACAGCATCGACCATATTCTGGTACCCCACAAAACTCCTGCACCCTTCACACTCTTCATACTGGTATTTGTTGTCCTCACGAAAGAGGCGTTGTATCGCTATGTCATGAAAACAGGTGATGAAATCAATAGTTCGGCCGTCAAGGCCGATGCATTTCACCATAGGAGTGATGCCATTACGTCGATAGCCGCTTTTATAGGGATTTCCATAGCATTGATCGGTGGCGAAGGGTTTGAGATAGCGGATGATTTCGCGGCACTCATTGCAGCGGGCATTATTCTGTTCAATGCCTATAAAATAGCTAGGTCATCGGTAAGGGAGTTGCTGGACGAAGCTGTTGAGCCTGAATTTCGAAATGAGGTTATCCGACTGGCCGAAGCCGTTCCTGAAGTGGTAAGGGTAGAGCGCTGCCATTCCCGAAAGATGGGAACGGCCTTTCATATCGATATGCATATTTGGATCGATGGGGAATTAACTGTGACCGAGGGCCATGATATTGCACACAAAGTAAAGGAGAGATTGTTCAGGTCATATTCCGAGATACTTGACGTGCACATCCATATCGAACCTAGCAAAGAGAGAAATGTTAAAATGACAGAATTATGA